In Chaetodon auriga isolate fChaAug3 chromosome 7, fChaAug3.hap1, whole genome shotgun sequence, a genomic segment contains:
- the rflnb gene encoding refilin-B translates to MVGRLNLPNVCEGDPLDVMSCRADRGLDSPDSGLPPSPSPSAWLLPVCAEKAGGVSPVSEDEGRGSLVPVLPTGSLQQLQPLSFGEGIALDPLPAKEIRYTSSVHYNSDRHFIQGVALQPWGQGLENCRQTIMAVPHSTWRHYKTQLEFQPRHRPQHFKSTTIIYPKKTSAVYTTELSYDCHRLSRRFLSSVELEATGRKELPQ, encoded by the exons ATGGTTGGCAGGTTGAACTTGCCAAATGTATGTGAAGGAGATCCGCTGgatgtgatgagctgcagggCTGATAGAGGACTTGACAGCCCGGACTCTGGGTTACCCCCGAGCCCGAGCCCCAGCGCctggctgctgcctgtgtgcGCGGAGAAAGCCGGGGGCGTGAGCCCGGTGTCTGAAGACGAGGGAAGGGGCTCCCTG GTTCCAGTTTTACCCACTGGATCATTGCAGCAACTACAACCGTTGTCCTTTGGGGAAGGCATAGCACTTGATCCATTGCCGGCGAAGGAAATAAG ATACACCTCATCCGTGCACTACAACTCGGACCGCCACTTCATCCAGGGCGTGGCCCTGCAGCCATGGGGCCAgggccttgaaaactgcaggcAGACCATCATGGCCGTGCCCCACAGTACCTGGCGCCACTACAAGACGCAGCTGGAGTTCCAGCCTCGCCATCGGCCGCAGCACTTCAAGAGTACCACCATCATCTACCCCAAGAAAACCAGCGCCGTCTACACCACGGAGCTGAGCTACGACTGCCACCGACTATCCAGGCGTTTCCTCTCCAGCGTGGAGCTGGAGGCGACTGGCCGCAAAGAGCTACCTCAGTga
- the vps53 gene encoding vacuolar protein sorting-associated protein 53 homolog isoform X2 translates to MMEEEEFEFAEDLEAILHLTPEVQLAIEQVFPSQDPLDRADFNAVEYINTLFPTEQSLANIDDVVNKIRLKIRRLDDNIRTVVRGQTNVGQDGRQALEEAQIAIQQLFGKIKDIKDKAEKSEQMVKEITRDIKQLDHAKRHLTTSITTLNHLHMLAGGVDSLEAMTRKRQYGEVANLLQGVVNVLEHFHKYMGIPQIRQLSERVKAAQSELGTQILADFEEAFPSQGSKRPGGPSNVLRDACLVANVLDPRIKQEIIKKFIRQHLSEYLVLFQENQDVAWLDKIDRRYAWIKRQLLDYEEKYGRMFPEEWCMTERIAVEFCHITRVELAKVMRTRAKEIEVKLLLFAIQRTTNFEGLLAKRFTGCTLTDIPGVSKAHTDTQRTQKRPESPLDPTNPFLEDEPGEDVGTEKDEDLAKPRKPKAPDNPFHGIVSKCFEPHLYVYIESQDKNLGELIDRFVADFRAQGPPKAGTEEGGAVLPSCADLFVYYKKCMVQCSQLSTGEPMIALTTIFQKFLREYAWKILSGNLPKSNSNSGGLTISSLLKEKEGSEAAKFTVDELCLICSILSTAEYCLATTQQLEEKLKEKVDKVLVERINLTGEMDTFSTVISNSIQLLVQDLDAACDPALTAMSKMPWQSVEHVGDQSPYVTSIIMHIKQNVPIIRDNLASTRKYFTQFCIKFTNSFIPKFINHLFRCKPISMVGAEQLLLDTHSLKTVLLDLPSIGSQVLRKAPASYTKIVVKGMTRAEMILKVVMAPHEPPVVFVDNYIKLLADGNPETFQKILDMKGLKRSEQSSMLDLFRQRLPTPPSGGDGPSLSFSAPTPEQESSRIRKLEKLIKKRL, encoded by the exons atgatggaggaggaagaatttGAGTTTGCTGAGGACTTGGAGGCTATTTTGCATCTAACCCCGGAGGTGCAGCTAGCCATTGAACAG GTTTTCCCCAGCCAAGACCCACTGGACAGAGCAGACTTCAATGCTGTGGAGTACATCAACACTCTGTTCCCCACAGAGCAG TCTTTGGCTAACATCGATGATGTGGTAAACAAGATTCGTCTGAAGATCAG GCGCCTGGATGACAATATTAGGACAGTGGTGCGAGGCCAGACCAACGTGGGTCAGGATGGCAGACAG GCTTTGGAAGAGGCCCAGATAGCCATCCAGCAGCTCTTTGGCAAAATCAAAGACATCAAGGACAAGGCAGAGAAGTCTGAACAAATG GTCAAGGAGATAACGAGGGACATCAAGCAGCTGGACCATGCCAAGCGCCACCTCACGACATCCATCACCACCCTCAACCACCTGCATATGCTGGCAGGGGGTGTTGACTCTTTAGA AGCCATGACACGGAAGAGGCAGTACGGCGAGGTGGCCAACCTGCTGCAGGGAGTGGTCAACGTGCTCGAGCATTTCCACAAGTACATGGGCATACCCCAGATCAGACAGCTGTCTGAGAG AGTAAAGGCAGCGCAGAGTGAGTTGGGGACTCAGATCCTGGCTGATTTTGAAGAGGCCTTCCCCTCTCAGGGCTCCAAG AGACCAGGTGGCCCCAGTAACGTGCTGAGAGATGCCTGTCTGGTGGCCAATGTGCTGGACCCGCGCATCAAACAGGAGATCATCAAAAAGTTCATCCGGCAGCACCTCTCAGAGTACCTGGTATTATTCCAGGAAAACCAAGAT GTTGCATGGCTGGACAAGATCGATCGCCGCTACGCCTGGATCAAACGGCAGCTGCTCGACTATGAGGAGAAGTATGGACGCATGTTTCCTGAGGAGTGGTGCATGACGGAGCGTATCGCTGTGGAGTTCTGCCACATCACCAG GGTGGAGCTCGCCAAAGTGATGCGAACACGGGCGAAGGAGATTGAGGTGAAGCTGCTTCTGTTTGCCATTCAGAGGACAACAAACTTCGAAGGGCTTCTGGCCAAACGCTTCACAGGATGCACCTTGACGGATATACCTGGAGTGagcaaagcacacacagacacacagcgcACGCAG aaGAGGCCAGAGAGCCCTCTGGACCCCACTAACCCCTTCCTGGAGGATGAGCCAGGCGAGGATGTGGGCACAGAGAAGGACGAGGATTTGGCTAAG CCCAGGAAGCCGAAAGCTCCGGACAACCCTTTTCACGGCATTGTCTCCAAGTGCTTTGAACCACATCTGTATGTCTACATCGAGTCCCAAGACAA GAACCTGGGCGAACTGATCGACCGGTTTGTGGCTGACTTCCGAGCACAAGGCCCACCCAAGGCAGGCACGGAGGAGGGCGGAGCGGTCCTGCCCAGCTGTGCTGACCTCTTTGTCTATTACAAGAAGTGCATGGTGCAGTGCTCCCAACTGAGCACTGGAGAACCAATGATCGCCCTCACAACCATCTTCCAGAAATTCCTGAGAGAGTACGCTTGGAAGATCCTCTCTGGAAACCTGCCTAA atCCAACAGTAACAGTGGGGGTCTTACCATCAGCAGCCtgctgaaggagaaggaaggCTCAGAAGCTGCAAAGTTCACTGTGGACGAGCTCTGCCTGATCTGCAGCATCCTCAGCACTGCAGAGTACTGCCTGGCTACCACACAAcag TTGgaagagaagctgaaggagaaaGTAGATAAAGTCCTGGTGGAGAGAATTAATTTGACTGGGGAGATGGATACTTTCAGCAC gGTAATCTCAAACAGTATCCAGCTGCTCGTTCAAGATCTCGATGCTGCCTGTGACCCTGCTCTCACGGCTATGAGCAAg atGCCGTGGCAGAGTGTGGAGCATGTGGGTGACCAGAGTCCTTATGTGACATCTATCATCATGCACATTAAGCAAAATGTGCCCATCATCAGAGACAATCTGGCCTCCACACGCAAATACTTCACACAATTCTGCATCAAGTTCACAAA ttCTTTCATTCCCAAATTTATCAACCACCTGTTCAGATGTAAACCTATCAGCATGGTGGGAGCTGAACAA CTCCTCCTTGACACTCACTCCCTGAAGACGGTCTTGCTGGATCTACCCTCCATAGGCTCCCAGGTGCTCCGCAAGGCACCTGCCAGCTACACTAAGATAGTGGTGAAAGGCATGACCCGTGCAGAGATGATCCTTaag GTGGTGATGGCCCCACATGAACCACCAGTAGTGTTTGTTGATAACTACATCAAGCTCCTGGCTGATGGGAATCCAGAGACCTTCCAAAAGATTCTGGACATGAAG GGTCTGAAGCGCAGTGAACAGAGCAGCATGCTGGACCTCTTCAGGCAGAGGCTACCCACTCCACCCTCCGGAGGCGATGGcccctctctgtccttcagtgCCCCCACCCCTGAGCAGGAGTCCTCCCGCATCCGCAAACTCGAGAAACTCATCAAGAAGAGACTGTga
- the vps53 gene encoding vacuolar protein sorting-associated protein 53 homolog isoform X4 produces the protein MMEEEEFEFAEDLEAILHLTPEVQLAIEQVFPSQDPLDRADFNAVEYINTLFPTEQSLANIDDVVNKIRLKIRRLDDNIRTVVRGQTNVGQDGRQALEEAQIAIQQLFGKIKDIKDKAEKSEQMVKEITRDIKQLDHAKRHLTTSITTLNHLHMLAGGVDSLEAMTRKRQYGEVANLLQGVVNVLEHFHKYMGIPQIRQLSERVKAAQSELGTQILADFEEAFPSQGSKRPGGPSNVLRDACLVANVLDPRIKQEIIKKFIRQHLSEYLVLFQENQDVAWLDKIDRRYAWIKRQLLDYEEKYGRMFPEEWCMTERIAVEFCHITRVELAKVMRTRAKEIEVKLLLFAIQRTTNFEGLLAKRFTGCTLTDIPGKRPESPLDPTNPFLEDEPGEDVGTEKDEDLAKPRKPKAPDNPFHGIVSKCFEPHLYVYIESQDKNLGELIDRFVADFRAQGPPKAGTEEGGAVLPSCADLFVYYKKCMVQCSQLSTGEPMIALTTIFQKFLREYAWKILSGNLPKSNSNSGGLTISSLLKEKEGSEAAKFTVDELCLICSILSTAEYCLATTQQLEEKLKEKVDKVLVERINLTGEMDTFSTVISNSIQLLVQDLDAACDPALTAMSKMPWQSVEHVGDQSPYVTSIIMHIKQNVPIIRDNLASTRKYFTQFCIKFTNSFIPKFINHLFRCKPISMVGAEQLLLDTHSLKTVLLDLPSIGSQVLRKAPASYTKIVVKGMTRAEMILKVVMAPHEPPVVFVDNYIKLLADGNPETFQKILDMKGLKRSEQSSMLDLFRQRLPTPPSGGDGPSLSFSAPTPEQESSRIRKLEKLIKKRL, from the exons atgatggaggaggaagaatttGAGTTTGCTGAGGACTTGGAGGCTATTTTGCATCTAACCCCGGAGGTGCAGCTAGCCATTGAACAG GTTTTCCCCAGCCAAGACCCACTGGACAGAGCAGACTTCAATGCTGTGGAGTACATCAACACTCTGTTCCCCACAGAGCAG TCTTTGGCTAACATCGATGATGTGGTAAACAAGATTCGTCTGAAGATCAG GCGCCTGGATGACAATATTAGGACAGTGGTGCGAGGCCAGACCAACGTGGGTCAGGATGGCAGACAG GCTTTGGAAGAGGCCCAGATAGCCATCCAGCAGCTCTTTGGCAAAATCAAAGACATCAAGGACAAGGCAGAGAAGTCTGAACAAATG GTCAAGGAGATAACGAGGGACATCAAGCAGCTGGACCATGCCAAGCGCCACCTCACGACATCCATCACCACCCTCAACCACCTGCATATGCTGGCAGGGGGTGTTGACTCTTTAGA AGCCATGACACGGAAGAGGCAGTACGGCGAGGTGGCCAACCTGCTGCAGGGAGTGGTCAACGTGCTCGAGCATTTCCACAAGTACATGGGCATACCCCAGATCAGACAGCTGTCTGAGAG AGTAAAGGCAGCGCAGAGTGAGTTGGGGACTCAGATCCTGGCTGATTTTGAAGAGGCCTTCCCCTCTCAGGGCTCCAAG AGACCAGGTGGCCCCAGTAACGTGCTGAGAGATGCCTGTCTGGTGGCCAATGTGCTGGACCCGCGCATCAAACAGGAGATCATCAAAAAGTTCATCCGGCAGCACCTCTCAGAGTACCTGGTATTATTCCAGGAAAACCAAGAT GTTGCATGGCTGGACAAGATCGATCGCCGCTACGCCTGGATCAAACGGCAGCTGCTCGACTATGAGGAGAAGTATGGACGCATGTTTCCTGAGGAGTGGTGCATGACGGAGCGTATCGCTGTGGAGTTCTGCCACATCACCAG GGTGGAGCTCGCCAAAGTGATGCGAACACGGGCGAAGGAGATTGAGGTGAAGCTGCTTCTGTTTGCCATTCAGAGGACAACAAACTTCGAAGGGCTTCTGGCCAAACGCTTCACAGGATGCACCTTGACGGATATACCTGGA aaGAGGCCAGAGAGCCCTCTGGACCCCACTAACCCCTTCCTGGAGGATGAGCCAGGCGAGGATGTGGGCACAGAGAAGGACGAGGATTTGGCTAAG CCCAGGAAGCCGAAAGCTCCGGACAACCCTTTTCACGGCATTGTCTCCAAGTGCTTTGAACCACATCTGTATGTCTACATCGAGTCCCAAGACAA GAACCTGGGCGAACTGATCGACCGGTTTGTGGCTGACTTCCGAGCACAAGGCCCACCCAAGGCAGGCACGGAGGAGGGCGGAGCGGTCCTGCCCAGCTGTGCTGACCTCTTTGTCTATTACAAGAAGTGCATGGTGCAGTGCTCCCAACTGAGCACTGGAGAACCAATGATCGCCCTCACAACCATCTTCCAGAAATTCCTGAGAGAGTACGCTTGGAAGATCCTCTCTGGAAACCTGCCTAA atCCAACAGTAACAGTGGGGGTCTTACCATCAGCAGCCtgctgaaggagaaggaaggCTCAGAAGCTGCAAAGTTCACTGTGGACGAGCTCTGCCTGATCTGCAGCATCCTCAGCACTGCAGAGTACTGCCTGGCTACCACACAAcag TTGgaagagaagctgaaggagaaaGTAGATAAAGTCCTGGTGGAGAGAATTAATTTGACTGGGGAGATGGATACTTTCAGCAC gGTAATCTCAAACAGTATCCAGCTGCTCGTTCAAGATCTCGATGCTGCCTGTGACCCTGCTCTCACGGCTATGAGCAAg atGCCGTGGCAGAGTGTGGAGCATGTGGGTGACCAGAGTCCTTATGTGACATCTATCATCATGCACATTAAGCAAAATGTGCCCATCATCAGAGACAATCTGGCCTCCACACGCAAATACTTCACACAATTCTGCATCAAGTTCACAAA ttCTTTCATTCCCAAATTTATCAACCACCTGTTCAGATGTAAACCTATCAGCATGGTGGGAGCTGAACAA CTCCTCCTTGACACTCACTCCCTGAAGACGGTCTTGCTGGATCTACCCTCCATAGGCTCCCAGGTGCTCCGCAAGGCACCTGCCAGCTACACTAAGATAGTGGTGAAAGGCATGACCCGTGCAGAGATGATCCTTaag GTGGTGATGGCCCCACATGAACCACCAGTAGTGTTTGTTGATAACTACATCAAGCTCCTGGCTGATGGGAATCCAGAGACCTTCCAAAAGATTCTGGACATGAAG GGTCTGAAGCGCAGTGAACAGAGCAGCATGCTGGACCTCTTCAGGCAGAGGCTACCCACTCCACCCTCCGGAGGCGATGGcccctctctgtccttcagtgCCCCCACCCCTGAGCAGGAGTCCTCCCGCATCCGCAAACTCGAGAAACTCATCAAGAAGAGACTGTga
- the vps53 gene encoding vacuolar protein sorting-associated protein 53 homolog isoform X1 produces MMEEEEFEFAEDLEAILHLTPEVQLAIEQVFPSQDPLDRADFNAVEYINTLFPTEQSLANIDDVVNKIRLKIRRLDDNIRTVVRGQTNVGQDGRQALEEAQIAIQQLFGKIKDIKDKAEKSEQMVKEITRDIKQLDHAKRHLTTSITTLNHLHMLAGGVDSLEAMTRKRQYGEVANLLQGVVNVLEHFHKYMGIPQIRQLSERVKAAQSELGTQILADFEEAFPSQGSKRPGGPSNVLRDACLVANVLDPRIKQEIIKKFIRQHLSEYLVLFQENQDVAWLDKIDRRYAWIKRQLLDYEEKYGRMFPEEWCMTERIAVEFCHITRVELAKVMRTRAKEIEVKLLLFAIQRTTNFEGLLAKRFTGCTLTDIPGVSKAHTDTQRTQQKRPESPLDPTNPFLEDEPGEDVGTEKDEDLAKPRKPKAPDNPFHGIVSKCFEPHLYVYIESQDKNLGELIDRFVADFRAQGPPKAGTEEGGAVLPSCADLFVYYKKCMVQCSQLSTGEPMIALTTIFQKFLREYAWKILSGNLPKSNSNSGGLTISSLLKEKEGSEAAKFTVDELCLICSILSTAEYCLATTQQLEEKLKEKVDKVLVERINLTGEMDTFSTVISNSIQLLVQDLDAACDPALTAMSKMPWQSVEHVGDQSPYVTSIIMHIKQNVPIIRDNLASTRKYFTQFCIKFTNSFIPKFINHLFRCKPISMVGAEQLLLDTHSLKTVLLDLPSIGSQVLRKAPASYTKIVVKGMTRAEMILKVVMAPHEPPVVFVDNYIKLLADGNPETFQKILDMKGLKRSEQSSMLDLFRQRLPTPPSGGDGPSLSFSAPTPEQESSRIRKLEKLIKKRL; encoded by the exons atgatggaggaggaagaatttGAGTTTGCTGAGGACTTGGAGGCTATTTTGCATCTAACCCCGGAGGTGCAGCTAGCCATTGAACAG GTTTTCCCCAGCCAAGACCCACTGGACAGAGCAGACTTCAATGCTGTGGAGTACATCAACACTCTGTTCCCCACAGAGCAG TCTTTGGCTAACATCGATGATGTGGTAAACAAGATTCGTCTGAAGATCAG GCGCCTGGATGACAATATTAGGACAGTGGTGCGAGGCCAGACCAACGTGGGTCAGGATGGCAGACAG GCTTTGGAAGAGGCCCAGATAGCCATCCAGCAGCTCTTTGGCAAAATCAAAGACATCAAGGACAAGGCAGAGAAGTCTGAACAAATG GTCAAGGAGATAACGAGGGACATCAAGCAGCTGGACCATGCCAAGCGCCACCTCACGACATCCATCACCACCCTCAACCACCTGCATATGCTGGCAGGGGGTGTTGACTCTTTAGA AGCCATGACACGGAAGAGGCAGTACGGCGAGGTGGCCAACCTGCTGCAGGGAGTGGTCAACGTGCTCGAGCATTTCCACAAGTACATGGGCATACCCCAGATCAGACAGCTGTCTGAGAG AGTAAAGGCAGCGCAGAGTGAGTTGGGGACTCAGATCCTGGCTGATTTTGAAGAGGCCTTCCCCTCTCAGGGCTCCAAG AGACCAGGTGGCCCCAGTAACGTGCTGAGAGATGCCTGTCTGGTGGCCAATGTGCTGGACCCGCGCATCAAACAGGAGATCATCAAAAAGTTCATCCGGCAGCACCTCTCAGAGTACCTGGTATTATTCCAGGAAAACCAAGAT GTTGCATGGCTGGACAAGATCGATCGCCGCTACGCCTGGATCAAACGGCAGCTGCTCGACTATGAGGAGAAGTATGGACGCATGTTTCCTGAGGAGTGGTGCATGACGGAGCGTATCGCTGTGGAGTTCTGCCACATCACCAG GGTGGAGCTCGCCAAAGTGATGCGAACACGGGCGAAGGAGATTGAGGTGAAGCTGCTTCTGTTTGCCATTCAGAGGACAACAAACTTCGAAGGGCTTCTGGCCAAACGCTTCACAGGATGCACCTTGACGGATATACCTGGAGTGagcaaagcacacacagacacacagcgcACGCAG cagaaGAGGCCAGAGAGCCCTCTGGACCCCACTAACCCCTTCCTGGAGGATGAGCCAGGCGAGGATGTGGGCACAGAGAAGGACGAGGATTTGGCTAAG CCCAGGAAGCCGAAAGCTCCGGACAACCCTTTTCACGGCATTGTCTCCAAGTGCTTTGAACCACATCTGTATGTCTACATCGAGTCCCAAGACAA GAACCTGGGCGAACTGATCGACCGGTTTGTGGCTGACTTCCGAGCACAAGGCCCACCCAAGGCAGGCACGGAGGAGGGCGGAGCGGTCCTGCCCAGCTGTGCTGACCTCTTTGTCTATTACAAGAAGTGCATGGTGCAGTGCTCCCAACTGAGCACTGGAGAACCAATGATCGCCCTCACAACCATCTTCCAGAAATTCCTGAGAGAGTACGCTTGGAAGATCCTCTCTGGAAACCTGCCTAA atCCAACAGTAACAGTGGGGGTCTTACCATCAGCAGCCtgctgaaggagaaggaaggCTCAGAAGCTGCAAAGTTCACTGTGGACGAGCTCTGCCTGATCTGCAGCATCCTCAGCACTGCAGAGTACTGCCTGGCTACCACACAAcag TTGgaagagaagctgaaggagaaaGTAGATAAAGTCCTGGTGGAGAGAATTAATTTGACTGGGGAGATGGATACTTTCAGCAC gGTAATCTCAAACAGTATCCAGCTGCTCGTTCAAGATCTCGATGCTGCCTGTGACCCTGCTCTCACGGCTATGAGCAAg atGCCGTGGCAGAGTGTGGAGCATGTGGGTGACCAGAGTCCTTATGTGACATCTATCATCATGCACATTAAGCAAAATGTGCCCATCATCAGAGACAATCTGGCCTCCACACGCAAATACTTCACACAATTCTGCATCAAGTTCACAAA ttCTTTCATTCCCAAATTTATCAACCACCTGTTCAGATGTAAACCTATCAGCATGGTGGGAGCTGAACAA CTCCTCCTTGACACTCACTCCCTGAAGACGGTCTTGCTGGATCTACCCTCCATAGGCTCCCAGGTGCTCCGCAAGGCACCTGCCAGCTACACTAAGATAGTGGTGAAAGGCATGACCCGTGCAGAGATGATCCTTaag GTGGTGATGGCCCCACATGAACCACCAGTAGTGTTTGTTGATAACTACATCAAGCTCCTGGCTGATGGGAATCCAGAGACCTTCCAAAAGATTCTGGACATGAAG GGTCTGAAGCGCAGTGAACAGAGCAGCATGCTGGACCTCTTCAGGCAGAGGCTACCCACTCCACCCTCCGGAGGCGATGGcccctctctgtccttcagtgCCCCCACCCCTGAGCAGGAGTCCTCCCGCATCCGCAAACTCGAGAAACTCATCAAGAAGAGACTGTga
- the vps53 gene encoding vacuolar protein sorting-associated protein 53 homolog isoform X3, producing MMEEEEFEFAEDLEAILHLTPEVQLAIEQVFPSQDPLDRADFNAVEYINTLFPTEQSLANIDDVVNKIRLKIRRLDDNIRTVVRGQTNVGQDGRQALEEAQIAIQQLFGKIKDIKDKAEKSEQMVKEITRDIKQLDHAKRHLTTSITTLNHLHMLAGGVDSLEAMTRKRQYGEVANLLQGVVNVLEHFHKYMGIPQIRQLSERVKAAQSELGTQILADFEEAFPSQGSKRPGGPSNVLRDACLVANVLDPRIKQEIIKKFIRQHLSEYLVLFQENQDVAWLDKIDRRYAWIKRQLLDYEEKYGRMFPEEWCMTERIAVEFCHITRVELAKVMRTRAKEIEVKLLLFAIQRTTNFEGLLAKRFTGCTLTDIPGQKRPESPLDPTNPFLEDEPGEDVGTEKDEDLAKPRKPKAPDNPFHGIVSKCFEPHLYVYIESQDKNLGELIDRFVADFRAQGPPKAGTEEGGAVLPSCADLFVYYKKCMVQCSQLSTGEPMIALTTIFQKFLREYAWKILSGNLPKSNSNSGGLTISSLLKEKEGSEAAKFTVDELCLICSILSTAEYCLATTQQLEEKLKEKVDKVLVERINLTGEMDTFSTVISNSIQLLVQDLDAACDPALTAMSKMPWQSVEHVGDQSPYVTSIIMHIKQNVPIIRDNLASTRKYFTQFCIKFTNSFIPKFINHLFRCKPISMVGAEQLLLDTHSLKTVLLDLPSIGSQVLRKAPASYTKIVVKGMTRAEMILKVVMAPHEPPVVFVDNYIKLLADGNPETFQKILDMKGLKRSEQSSMLDLFRQRLPTPPSGGDGPSLSFSAPTPEQESSRIRKLEKLIKKRL from the exons atgatggaggaggaagaatttGAGTTTGCTGAGGACTTGGAGGCTATTTTGCATCTAACCCCGGAGGTGCAGCTAGCCATTGAACAG GTTTTCCCCAGCCAAGACCCACTGGACAGAGCAGACTTCAATGCTGTGGAGTACATCAACACTCTGTTCCCCACAGAGCAG TCTTTGGCTAACATCGATGATGTGGTAAACAAGATTCGTCTGAAGATCAG GCGCCTGGATGACAATATTAGGACAGTGGTGCGAGGCCAGACCAACGTGGGTCAGGATGGCAGACAG GCTTTGGAAGAGGCCCAGATAGCCATCCAGCAGCTCTTTGGCAAAATCAAAGACATCAAGGACAAGGCAGAGAAGTCTGAACAAATG GTCAAGGAGATAACGAGGGACATCAAGCAGCTGGACCATGCCAAGCGCCACCTCACGACATCCATCACCACCCTCAACCACCTGCATATGCTGGCAGGGGGTGTTGACTCTTTAGA AGCCATGACACGGAAGAGGCAGTACGGCGAGGTGGCCAACCTGCTGCAGGGAGTGGTCAACGTGCTCGAGCATTTCCACAAGTACATGGGCATACCCCAGATCAGACAGCTGTCTGAGAG AGTAAAGGCAGCGCAGAGTGAGTTGGGGACTCAGATCCTGGCTGATTTTGAAGAGGCCTTCCCCTCTCAGGGCTCCAAG AGACCAGGTGGCCCCAGTAACGTGCTGAGAGATGCCTGTCTGGTGGCCAATGTGCTGGACCCGCGCATCAAACAGGAGATCATCAAAAAGTTCATCCGGCAGCACCTCTCAGAGTACCTGGTATTATTCCAGGAAAACCAAGAT GTTGCATGGCTGGACAAGATCGATCGCCGCTACGCCTGGATCAAACGGCAGCTGCTCGACTATGAGGAGAAGTATGGACGCATGTTTCCTGAGGAGTGGTGCATGACGGAGCGTATCGCTGTGGAGTTCTGCCACATCACCAG GGTGGAGCTCGCCAAAGTGATGCGAACACGGGCGAAGGAGATTGAGGTGAAGCTGCTTCTGTTTGCCATTCAGAGGACAACAAACTTCGAAGGGCTTCTGGCCAAACGCTTCACAGGATGCACCTTGACGGATATACCTGGA cagaaGAGGCCAGAGAGCCCTCTGGACCCCACTAACCCCTTCCTGGAGGATGAGCCAGGCGAGGATGTGGGCACAGAGAAGGACGAGGATTTGGCTAAG CCCAGGAAGCCGAAAGCTCCGGACAACCCTTTTCACGGCATTGTCTCCAAGTGCTTTGAACCACATCTGTATGTCTACATCGAGTCCCAAGACAA GAACCTGGGCGAACTGATCGACCGGTTTGTGGCTGACTTCCGAGCACAAGGCCCACCCAAGGCAGGCACGGAGGAGGGCGGAGCGGTCCTGCCCAGCTGTGCTGACCTCTTTGTCTATTACAAGAAGTGCATGGTGCAGTGCTCCCAACTGAGCACTGGAGAACCAATGATCGCCCTCACAACCATCTTCCAGAAATTCCTGAGAGAGTACGCTTGGAAGATCCTCTCTGGAAACCTGCCTAA atCCAACAGTAACAGTGGGGGTCTTACCATCAGCAGCCtgctgaaggagaaggaaggCTCAGAAGCTGCAAAGTTCACTGTGGACGAGCTCTGCCTGATCTGCAGCATCCTCAGCACTGCAGAGTACTGCCTGGCTACCACACAAcag TTGgaagagaagctgaaggagaaaGTAGATAAAGTCCTGGTGGAGAGAATTAATTTGACTGGGGAGATGGATACTTTCAGCAC gGTAATCTCAAACAGTATCCAGCTGCTCGTTCAAGATCTCGATGCTGCCTGTGACCCTGCTCTCACGGCTATGAGCAAg atGCCGTGGCAGAGTGTGGAGCATGTGGGTGACCAGAGTCCTTATGTGACATCTATCATCATGCACATTAAGCAAAATGTGCCCATCATCAGAGACAATCTGGCCTCCACACGCAAATACTTCACACAATTCTGCATCAAGTTCACAAA ttCTTTCATTCCCAAATTTATCAACCACCTGTTCAGATGTAAACCTATCAGCATGGTGGGAGCTGAACAA CTCCTCCTTGACACTCACTCCCTGAAGACGGTCTTGCTGGATCTACCCTCCATAGGCTCCCAGGTGCTCCGCAAGGCACCTGCCAGCTACACTAAGATAGTGGTGAAAGGCATGACCCGTGCAGAGATGATCCTTaag GTGGTGATGGCCCCACATGAACCACCAGTAGTGTTTGTTGATAACTACATCAAGCTCCTGGCTGATGGGAATCCAGAGACCTTCCAAAAGATTCTGGACATGAAG GGTCTGAAGCGCAGTGAACAGAGCAGCATGCTGGACCTCTTCAGGCAGAGGCTACCCACTCCACCCTCCGGAGGCGATGGcccctctctgtccttcagtgCCCCCACCCCTGAGCAGGAGTCCTCCCGCATCCGCAAACTCGAGAAACTCATCAAGAAGAGACTGTga